A region of Lycium barbarum isolate Lr01 chromosome 3, ASM1917538v2, whole genome shotgun sequence DNA encodes the following proteins:
- the LOC132631359 gene encoding WAT1-related protein At5g07050-like encodes MVTVAGAMLMTLYKGHVINLVWSNNIHANTSKVPQANEATDKDWFKGPMLLIGAIFAWASFFIFQENTMRKYTAPLSLTTLVCFMGTLQSIAVTLVMEHKSSAWAIGFDMNLFAAAYAGIVSSSLAYYVQGLVMEKRGPVFVTAFSPLMMTIVAIMGQVSIMQEWRRKSTGWSRQHVFAFASPVLCRDHNIAEAMAALLAIKLCTRRGYQHCVIEMDSKIFVAMLKN; translated from the coding sequence ATGGTGACAGTGGCTGGAGCCATGTTAATGACTTTGTACAAAGGACATGTTATTAATTTGGTATGGTCAAATAATATTCACGCAAATACTTCAAAAGTCCCTCAAGCCAATGAAGCAACAGATAAAGATTGGTTCAAAGGTCCAATGCTTCTCATTGGAGCCATTTTTGCCTGGGCTTCTTTCTTTATATTTCAGGAAAATACAATGAGGAAGTACACTGCTCCTCTGTCTCTAACTACACTTGTTTGCTTCATGGGAACTCTACAATCTATTGCTGTCACCTTAGTGATGGAGCACAAATCCTCTGCTTGGGCTATTGGTTTTGACATGAATCTTTTTGCTGCTGCCTATGCTGGTATTGTATCATCAAGCCTTGCATACTATGTTCAAGGTCTTGTAATGGAGAAAAGAGGGCCTGTCTTTGTGACTGCTTTTAGTCCCTTGATGATGACCATTGTTGCCATCATGGGACAAGTTTCTATTATGCAAGAATGGAGAAGGAAATCTACTGGCTGGTCACGGCAGCATGTGTTTGCTTTTGCATCCCCAGTCCTGTGCAGGGATCATAATATTGCGGAAGCCATGGCTGCACTGCTTGCTATCAAACTGTGCACGCGGAGGGGCTATCAGCATTGTGTTATAGAGATGGACTCTAAAATTTTTGTTGCTATGCTGAAGAATTAA